From the genome of Candidatus Deferrimicrobium sp., one region includes:
- a CDS encoding NADH-quinone oxidoreductase subunit M: MGFVDSHILSLMTFLPILGAVVLLCVPKGKDDVVRYIAAVASFLPLVLAVKLWFAYDRAMAGVNVASQYQFVEHYLWIPSINVEYFLGADGISMPLLILTALLSFLAVIGSFGITNKVKGYMALFLLLETGMMGVFASLDFFLFYVFWEVMLLPMYFLIGIWGGPRKEYAAIKFFLYTLAGSVLMLLVLLALYFNTTNPETGGHTFNLLHYMTQGTHNAWLKGFDIRILLFLGLFIGFAIKVPLFPFHTWLPDAHVEAPTAISVILAGVLLKMGAYGLMRISFPIFPDVTRWFAMPMAVIGVVNIVYGALCALAQSDLKKMVAYSSVSHMGFVLLGMAALTPLGMAGASMQMFSHGLITAMLFFLVGVVYDRAHHRQIDGFGGLGAVVPIYTGFISFAFFASLGLPGLSGFIAEQMVFLGSFEAFRPVVIVAAMGIVFVAAFHLWSLQRVFLGPLNPKYATMEEINSREIFCLAPLGILVLIIGVWPMPILNLLNASAVRLVDLVKAVI; the protein is encoded by the coding sequence GTGGGTTTCGTCGATAGTCACATCCTGTCGCTCATGACGTTCCTTCCGATCCTCGGAGCGGTGGTGCTCCTGTGCGTACCCAAGGGGAAGGACGACGTGGTCCGGTACATCGCCGCCGTGGCCTCCTTCCTCCCGCTGGTCCTGGCGGTCAAGCTATGGTTCGCCTACGACCGGGCCATGGCGGGCGTCAACGTGGCCAGCCAGTACCAGTTCGTGGAGCATTACCTCTGGATCCCGTCGATCAACGTGGAGTACTTCCTGGGGGCGGACGGCATCTCGATGCCGCTGTTGATCCTGACGGCCCTGCTCTCGTTTCTCGCGGTCATCGGATCGTTCGGGATCACGAACAAGGTCAAGGGGTACATGGCCCTCTTCCTCCTGCTCGAAACCGGGATGATGGGCGTCTTCGCCTCCCTCGACTTCTTCCTCTTCTACGTTTTCTGGGAAGTGATGCTGCTGCCGATGTACTTCCTGATCGGCATCTGGGGCGGCCCCCGGAAGGAGTATGCGGCGATCAAGTTCTTCCTCTACACCCTGGCGGGCTCGGTCCTCATGCTGCTGGTGTTGCTGGCGCTCTACTTCAACACGACGAATCCCGAGACGGGAGGCCACACCTTCAACCTGCTCCACTACATGACGCAGGGGACCCACAACGCGTGGTTGAAGGGGTTCGACATCCGGATCCTCCTCTTCCTCGGACTGTTCATCGGCTTCGCCATCAAGGTCCCCCTCTTCCCGTTCCACACCTGGCTGCCCGACGCCCACGTCGAGGCGCCCACGGCGATCTCCGTTATCCTTGCGGGCGTCCTGCTGAAGATGGGGGCGTACGGCCTGATGCGGATCTCCTTCCCCATCTTCCCCGACGTGACGCGATGGTTCGCCATGCCGATGGCCGTGATCGGGGTGGTGAACATCGTCTACGGCGCGCTGTGCGCCCTGGCGCAGTCGGACCTGAAAAAAATGGTCGCCTACTCCTCCGTCAGCCACATGGGGTTCGTTCTGCTCGGCATGGCGGCGCTCACCCCCCTCGGGATGGCGGGGGCGTCGATGCAGATGTTCTCGCACGGCCTGATCACGGCCATGCTCTTCTTCCTGGTCGGCGTGGTCTACGACCGGGCGCACCACCGCCAGATCGACGGCTTCGGTGGGCTGGGCGCCGTGGTGCCCATCTACACCGGCTTCATCTCCTTCGCCTTCTTCGCATCTCTCGGCCTTCCGGGGCTGTCCGGATTCATCGCCGAGCAGATGGTCTTCCTCGGCTCTTTCGAGGCGTTCCGTCCCGTCGTGATCGTGGCGGCCATGGGGATCGTCTTCGTAGCCGCCTTCCACCTGTGGTCGCTGCAGAGGGTTTTCCTCGGACCGTTGAACCCGAAGTACGCCACCATGGAGGAGATC